A genomic window from Cucumis melo cultivar AY chromosome 8, USDA_Cmelo_AY_1.0, whole genome shotgun sequence includes:
- the LOC103485128 gene encoding E3 ubiquitin-protein ligase RHA2B-like, producing the protein MNSVDDLGYSNRRLLKDSSLFEQPFGNRERIVTICATSAIAALFVISLFISLFTCFRRQLNSPSSKPLSSTCSSQLLTTMPVYIYGDSSSNMPSSYCFTSFESRNCVICLAEFEYGDELRVLPNCKHVFHKGCIDQWLPLRSLLCPLCREHTIKELETMRRPLCSNYWARNPAFILAFGLGSNAPLPSQL; encoded by the coding sequence ATGAATTCAGTGGATGATCTCGGTTACAGCAATAGACGCCTTCTTAAAGATTCTTCCTTATTTGAACAACCATTTGGAAACCGAGAAAGAATTGTTACTATATGTGCGACTTCTGCCATTGCAGCCCTGTTTGTAATCTCTTTGTTCATCTCCCTTTTCACCTGCTTTCGGCGCCAACTCAACTCTCCTTCCTCTAAACCTCTCTCATCCACATGTAGCAGCCAGTTACTCACTACCATGCCTGTATATATCTATGGCGATTCGTCTTCAAATATGCCGTCGTCTTATTGTTTTACATCGTTTGAATCCAGGAACTGTGTCATATGTTTGGCGGAGTTTGAGTATGGAGATGAACTCCGTGTTCTGCCTAACTGCAAGCATGTGTTTCATAAAGGTTGCATTGATCAGTGGCTTCCATTGAGGTCGTTGCTTTGCCCACTTTGTCGAGAACATACAATCAAGGAGCTTGAGACCATGAGGAGACCCCTTTGTTCAAACTATTGGGCCCGAAATCCTGCGTTCATATTGGCCTTCGGCCTCGGTAGTAATGCCCCACTGCCCTCTCAATTGTAA